A window from Myxosarcina sp. GI1 encodes these proteins:
- a CDS encoding CHASE2 domain-containing protein, giving the protein MPIAFLSLSGILRILDLAVYDLGFHLRPSEPMDERIVIVEWTEENLQTYEETTFSDENLAALVEKIQAQQPSLIAFDIYRDIPVYSPRLSDEENSQAYKRLQELFRSTPNLFGIEKILEPKINPPKVLKEKEQIAASDLPSDRDGFIRRSYIFPILSKEGEPRDVPYIGSRLAGEYLVRKGLKTDLLDNNSLIFYDDDEQNLVILNPLKNFAGAYNDDRQGLDFLINWRKGETLFRRVSAGEITSNQIPPDLFSDRLVIIGNVSSATGDRHPIPLNRWRRTDKIGTYGVETFGVEIVAQVASSIISAALDGRPLMKPAPKIIEILLFLASVGAIIKFIAKSSYSRKNLYLATLLPALSITGILLLCCFVAHNLGWWLPVAISIASVWVVYLAIIYYLNRKQELDKFLSLDLLAGDLKHRLGNKLHSFKSSSRLIKTSFKKFESILPKDEQEVLEAEENFNKAVLNIDKEVSILTRYNMQLDRFLKYSHLNIIELTNSLDANQTVETIVNRFFAENDDGNPICVLKQYDGKIPTETEISTVVLEIVLNNLLENAVWAVSAKARTAHEYFPTICVKTRLSKNRKIEFIVEDNGIGIRRAYLKEIFQPFESFRSEKSSGLGLYIAKKLVTSYGGTIGVESTLRKGSKFIFSLPLINRNHPRFFDNFLSFLRKE; this is encoded by the coding sequence TTGCCAATAGCGTTTCTTAGCTTGAGCGGTATTTTAAGAATTTTAGATCTAGCAGTATACGATCTTGGTTTTCACCTTCGTCCGTCAGAACCAATGGACGAAAGGATTGTCATAGTCGAATGGACTGAAGAAAATCTTCAGACTTATGAAGAAACTACGTTTTCTGACGAGAATCTGGCTGCATTAGTTGAAAAAATTCAAGCGCAGCAACCGAGCTTAATTGCTTTTGATATTTATCGAGACATACCCGTATACTCGCCGCGCCTCAGCGACGAAGAAAATAGTCAAGCCTACAAACGTTTGCAAGAATTATTTCGCTCTACTCCCAATTTATTCGGCATTGAAAAAATATTAGAACCAAAAATTAATCCTCCAAAAGTGCTTAAAGAGAAAGAGCAGATTGCCGCAAGCGACCTACCTAGCGACCGTGACGGTTTTATTCGTCGCTCCTACATCTTTCCTATTTTGAGTAAAGAAGGAGAACCAAGAGATGTACCTTATATTGGTTCGCGATTAGCAGGTGAATATTTAGTAAGAAAAGGATTAAAAACGGATCTACTCGATAATAATTCTTTAATATTTTATGACGATGACGAGCAAAATTTAGTAATTCTAAACCCTTTGAAAAATTTTGCAGGTGCTTATAATGACGATCGACAAGGTTTAGATTTTTTGATTAATTGGCGAAAGGGAGAAACGCTTTTTAGAAGAGTATCTGCGGGAGAAATAACTAGCAATCAAATTCCGCCCGACCTATTTAGCGATCGCTTAGTAATAATTGGCAACGTATCTTCCGCTACTGGCGACCGTCATCCCATACCTCTAAACCGTTGGCGAAGAACCGATAAGATAGGAACTTATGGTGTAGAAACATTTGGCGTAGAGATAGTCGCTCAGGTTGCTAGTTCGATAATTAGTGCTGCTTTAGATGGGCGACCTTTGATGAAACCCGCACCAAAAATAATTGAAATACTTTTGTTTTTGGCTTCTGTAGGAGCGATAATTAAATTTATCGCTAAATCTAGCTATTCTCGTAAAAACCTGTACTTAGCTACTTTGCTACCTGCTTTATCAATAACGGGAATCTTACTTTTGTGCTGCTTTGTCGCTCACAATTTAGGTTGGTGGCTACCCGTTGCTATCTCAATAGCCAGCGTTTGGGTTGTTTATCTGGCAATTATCTATTATCTAAACAGAAAGCAAGAACTAGATAAGTTTTTAAGTTTGGACTTGTTAGCTGGCGATTTAAAGCACCGTCTGGGAAATAAGCTGCACTCATTCAAGAGTAGCAGTCGTCTAATCAAAACTAGCTTTAAAAAATTTGAAAGCATTTTACCAAAAGACGAACAAGAGGTTTTAGAAGCTGAAGAAAATTTTAATAAAGCAGTCTTAAATATTGATAAAGAAGTTTCAATCTTAACCCGATATAATATGCAGCTCGATCGTTTTCTAAAATATTCTCACTTAAATATAATTGAGCTTACAAATTCGCTTGATGCCAACCAAACAGTTGAAACAATAGTTAATAGATTTTTTGCTGAAAATGATGATGGTAATCCAATTTGTGTTTTAAAGCAGTATGATGGCAAAATTCCGACCGAGACTGAAATAAGTACAGTTGTTTTAGAAATAGTTTTGAATAATTTGCTAGAAAACGCTGTTTGGGCAGTCAGTGCTAAAGCTAGAACTGCCCACGAATACTTTCCTACGATATGTGTTAAAACGAGATTATCAAAAAATCGAAAAATTGAATTTATTGTAGAAGATAACGGAATTGGCATTCGTCGTGCTTATCTCAAGGAAATTTTTCAACCGTTTGAAAGTTTCAGAAGCGAGAAGAGTTCTGGACTCGGACTTTATATAGCCAAAAAACTTGTCACCTCTTACGGAGGAACGATCGGGGTTGAAAGTACCTTAAGAAAAGGTAGTAAGTTTATTTTTAGTTTACCGCTAATAAATAGAAACCATCCCCGCTTTTTCGACAATTTTTTGTCCTTCTTGAGAAAGGAGTAA
- a CDS encoding DUF928 domain-containing protein, with translation MMFKTKNLLFCLIFLGSIFSFELKLKANWLQGYVPASDSREVEQRRTVGSGSRSNCRSNIAKNSVTLLVPELEVVHQTSVERPTLYLSADKISSKKTFVFTLVDPQSAKTLVEKNFPVSEGINRIELPESTQLEPNKTYLWYVAIPCENNLNEYREVLGAAIERRQTSSKVATQLRTAQNELQSAAIYAQNGFWYDALNLAVEERNRSNYLEQLLNSAKVSQNN, from the coding sequence ATGATGTTTAAAACCAAAAATTTGCTATTTTGTTTGATTTTTTTGGGTTCCATTTTTTCGTTTGAGCTAAAACTCAAGGCTAACTGGCTACAAGGCTATGTTCCAGCTTCTGATTCACGGGAAGTAGAACAGCGACGAACCGTAGGTAGTGGTTCTCGCTCAAACTGCCGAAGCAATATCGCCAAAAATTCGGTAACTTTATTAGTTCCCGAACTTGAAGTAGTTCATCAAACTTCTGTTGAAAGACCAACTTTATATCTTTCTGCCGATAAAATTTCTTCAAAAAAAACGTTTGTGTTTACGCTGGTAGATCCTCAATCTGCCAAAACACTAGTTGAGAAAAATTTTCCTGTTTCGGAGGGAATCAATCGGATCGAGCTACCCGAATCTACGCAACTCGAACCTAACAAAACTTATCTCTGGTATGTCGCTATACCCTGCGAGAATAATTTAAATGAATATCGAGAAGTCCTCGGAGCGGCGATCGAACGTAGACAGACCTCATCGAAAGTAGCAACGCAACTTCGTACCGCTCAAAATGAATTGCAAAGCGCAGCTATTTATGCTCAAAATGGTTTCTGGTATGATGCCTTAAATTTAGCAGTTGAAGAACGCAATCGCTCTAATTATTTAGAGCAACTACTTAACAGTGCAAAAGTTTCTCAAAACAATTAA
- a CDS encoding CHAT domain-containing protein: MSSSWQNSNCLLSFGSIAVVAGLGFQAPVSAEPTAASLESESNENTYSLWQQGNLVRAVEQLQERATMYRAQNQVKEEMETLLELSQGYIELGRYQPAINELERVLALSPPTHYSVLAQKRLGNAYSGMGKYNKAISAYSSSLKETTSLSQLSTLNNLVKTLQERQKNYLNKAREIRSLNEADKYRAFAREDRTLALKYAKRAVDLSQNEFSTSAVRALIEWSRLWQQQLSPRYLERGRNILDNLPPSRSSVYLMLNWAKIDRARRVSWLEKADTVARAIGDEAATSYVLLELGYAYEETQDFETAIDFARKAQILSQSAFAYDSLYRSQRLAGRIYREIGNKNAALEAYRGAIASIDIISQNLVSERAEQSQQIAKFNREIETIYRETLKLLLAAPATSASLIEALLVYDKLRLAQLRSYFGDNCFEVSQKDLTSQTLLKNKNAALINSIILEDEVFFILQLKDGRILKSSRKISKKQLVRLAKQWHQNLTDGNNWEFRYGSSFFYDLIIKSFATELEQTNTQVLVFIHDGILRNLPMAALYDRERKKFLAEKWASVSSIGLNFTSTSERKNLEALVFGLEAARSGWSRLENVEAETTFVRDLIGGDKFLNDQFTVEKLSHQLERNNYSVLHLATHGYFGGTAETSFILAYDQKISTAQLENILLSSPEAIELLVLSACETAVGSDRALLGLAGVAARSGVASTLGSLWEVEDEDQSKMIESFYTQIKENNVNKAIALQKIQINEIRQLALPQTWAALNLIGDW, encoded by the coding sequence ATGTCGAGCAGTTGGCAAAATAGCAATTGTTTGTTGAGTTTTGGCTCTATTGCAGTAGTTGCAGGATTGGGCTTTCAAGCTCCTGTTTCTGCCGAGCCTACAGCAGCCTCACTCGAAAGCGAATCAAACGAAAATACTTACTCGCTTTGGCAACAGGGTAATTTAGTTCGAGCAGTAGAACAACTACAAGAGCGGGCAACGATGTATCGCGCCCAAAACCAAGTCAAAGAAGAAATGGAAACTTTGCTCGAACTTTCTCAAGGATATATAGAATTGGGACGATATCAACCTGCTATAAACGAATTAGAACGAGTTTTAGCCTTATCGCCTCCAACTCATTATTCGGTACTAGCTCAAAAAAGACTTGGTAACGCCTATAGCGGTATGGGAAAATACAATAAAGCTATATCAGCATACTCTAGCAGCTTAAAAGAAACAACTTCTCTATCGCAATTATCGACCCTGAATAATTTAGTTAAGACTTTACAAGAGCGTCAAAAAAACTATCTAAATAAGGCGCGAGAAATTCGCTCTTTAAATGAAGCCGACAAATATCGCGCTTTTGCCAGAGAAGATCGCACCTTAGCTCTAAAATATGCCAAACGCGCTGTCGATTTGAGTCAAAACGAATTTTCAACCTCTGCCGTTCGCGCTTTAATCGAATGGAGTCGTCTGTGGCAGCAACAACTCAGTCCTAGATACTTAGAAAGAGGGAGAAATATCTTAGACAATTTACCGCCATCGCGATCGAGTGTTTATTTAATGCTCAATTGGGCGAAAATAGATCGCGCTCGTAGGGTTAGTTGGTTGGAAAAAGCCGATACTGTAGCTAGAGCGATTGGCGACGAGGCAGCTACTAGCTATGTGCTTTTGGAATTGGGTTATGCTTACGAAGAAACTCAAGATTTTGAAACGGCAATTGATTTTGCTCGTAAGGCTCAAATTTTATCGCAATCGGCATTTGCCTATGACAGCCTCTATCGCTCCCAACGTTTGGCGGGAAGAATTTATCGAGAAATTGGCAATAAGAATGCAGCACTAGAAGCTTATCGAGGGGCTATTGCTTCAATCGATATTATTTCTCAGAATCTAGTTAGTGAGCGAGCGGAGCAATCGCAGCAGATAGCTAAATTCAATCGAGAAATCGAAACAATTTATCGTGAAACTTTAAAATTACTTTTAGCCGCTCCAGCGACTTCTGCTAGTCTTATTGAAGCTCTCTTAGTTTATGACAAGTTGAGATTGGCACAACTACGCAGTTATTTTGGTGACAATTGCTTTGAAGTTTCTCAAAAAGACTTAACGAGTCAAACCTTATTAAAAAACAAAAATGCCGCTTTAATAAATTCGATTATTTTAGAAGACGAAGTATTTTTTATTCTTCAGCTTAAAGATGGCAGGATACTAAAAAGTAGTAGAAAAATTTCCAAGAAGCAACTAGTCCGACTAGCCAAACAGTGGCATCAAAACTTGACTGATGGCAATAATTGGGAATTTCGTTATGGTTCTAGCTTTTTCTACGACCTAATTATTAAGTCTTTTGCAACCGAACTCGAACAAACCAACACTCAGGTTTTGGTTTTTATCCACGATGGGATTTTGCGAAATCTACCGATGGCAGCTTTATACGATAGAGAGAGAAAGAAGTTTTTGGCAGAAAAATGGGCAAGTGTCTCCTCAATTGGTTTGAATTTTACTTCGACTAGCGAACGAAAAAATTTAGAAGCCCTGGTTTTTGGCTTAGAAGCCGCTCGTTCTGGTTGGTCGCGACTGGAAAATGTCGAAGCAGAAACTACTTTTGTTCGAGATCTCATTGGTGGAGACAAGTTTCTCAATGACCAATTTACTGTCGAAAAATTATCCCATCAACTAGAACGAAATAACTATTCTGTACTTCATTTGGCAACACACGGTTATTTCGGCGGAACTGCTGAAACCTCATTCATTTTGGCTTACGACCAAAAAATTTCGACAGCCCAGCTAGAAAATATTTTACTTTCCAGTCCTGAAGCGATCGAGCTTTTAGTTTTGAGTGCCTGTGAAACCGCAGTCGGCAGCGATCGCGCTTTGTTGGGACTGGCAGGTGTAGCCGCCAGGAGCGGTGTGGCATCTACTCTGGGCAGTCTCTGGGAGGTAGAGGACGAAGACCAATCAAAAATGATCGAAAGCTTTTACACTCAAATAAAGGAAAATAACGTCAATAAGGCGATCGCTCTCCAAAAAATTCAAATAAATGAAATTCGCCAACTCGCTCTTCCCCAAACTTGGGCAGCACTTAATCTCATTGGCGATTGGTGA
- a CDS encoding filamentous hemagglutinin N-terminal domain-containing protein codes for MKKLINYFFICLSLTIPSSVVAQIVPDTSLNTESSTIDSINELRQRIEGGAIRGENLFHSFQEFNVGEGLEVYFANPAGIENIFSRITGSNVSKIFGTLGVEGTANLFLMNPNGIVFGQNAAIDVGGSFIATTAESIKFKDGIGFSATKPLAKPVLTVEIPVGLGFGTNSSPIQVKGSGHSIVDTFTFLPYQNILSSDGLKVKPKQTIALLGGDIILDGGNITAESGQIELASVANGEVKLNKNNTSWNFNYENINSFGDIQITNRSSVNTSGFGDGKISFHGDEIEVSFGSIVMNQNQGSKPSQAISVNSRKLDINGVSENGDFRTSFGSIAAARGKSSTIKINTEEFFLRNGATLGTATYGIADGGNVVINAIVSVNLYGAWLSPLAPTASFLTAQSKGQGNAGNISIATKTMNVSFGAAVGSLALGSGNSGNLTINATDSISIVGDTDPNALMNNSDVFVATTASGNAGFLQIDTARLRIVDGGRINAASLSSGSSGKVVIDAVESIELIGGSTDFNITGQISSSASRAEGFSRTLAILESLESPTGNAGGVEINTPKLSVSDNGEINVRNGGIGDAGSLQINSDLVSFDNSTVAASTISGDGGNINLNTDRLSLSNNSQISATAGGVGDSGNIDITADTILGFNNSDITANAFEGSGGNIEITTDTIIGLEARPSLTPDNDITADSELGIDGTVTINSPESNAEEDVIVSARELNLESYRELLKGSCLDPNRPERSELVYLGGGVPESPYNFFDDEDPIVTADEVPSEPKPNSKPSNRQTNNNVPPIWQEGDPLIEPNAVQTNADGRTFLVAVQEREISQPQVCTREAADLK; via the coding sequence GTGAAGAAACTAATTAACTATTTTTTTATTTGCCTTTCTTTAACTATTCCTTCTTCCGTAGTTGCTCAGATTGTTCCAGATACGTCTTTGAATACCGAAAGTTCCACGATCGACTCGATTAATGAATTACGCCAGCGCATAGAAGGCGGAGCGATTAGAGGAGAAAACCTGTTTCATAGCTTTCAAGAATTTAATGTTGGTGAAGGTTTGGAAGTTTATTTTGCAAATCCCGCAGGGATTGAAAACATCTTTTCTCGTATTACAGGTAGCAATGTTTCCAAGATATTTGGGACATTAGGAGTAGAGGGTACTGCTAATCTGTTTTTGATGAATCCCAATGGCATTGTTTTTGGACAGAATGCGGCGATCGATGTTGGTGGTTCTTTCATAGCAACAACGGCTGAAAGTATTAAGTTTAAAGATGGTATTGGCTTTTCGGCAACAAAACCTTTGGCAAAACCTGTTTTAACAGTTGAAATTCCTGTTGGCTTGGGTTTTGGAACAAACTCTAGTCCAATTCAGGTAAAAGGATCTGGTCACTCCATAGTTGATACATTCACTTTTTTACCGTATCAAAACATATTAAGTAGTGATGGGTTAAAAGTAAAGCCGAAACAAACCATAGCTTTACTTGGAGGAGACATCATTTTAGACGGCGGAAATATTACAGCCGAATCTGGACAGATAGAACTTGCCTCTGTAGCCAACGGTGAAGTTAAATTAAATAAAAATAACACAAGCTGGAATTTTAATTATGAAAATATAAACAGTTTTGGAGATATACAAATAACAAACCGTTCATCAGTCAATACAAGTGGTTTTGGTGATGGAAAAATTAGTTTTCATGGAGATGAAATTGAAGTTTCATTTGGTTCGATTGTCATGAATCAAAATCAAGGTTCCAAGCCATCTCAAGCCATTAGCGTAAATTCAAGAAAACTCGATATTAACGGCGTTTCAGAAAATGGTGACTTTCGCACTTCTTTCGGTAGTATAGCAGCAGCGCGAGGAAAGAGTAGCACAATCAAGATAAATACAGAAGAATTTTTTCTTCGCAATGGGGCAACATTGGGAACTGCAACTTACGGAATTGCAGATGGAGGAAATGTAGTAATCAACGCTATAGTGTCTGTAAACTTATATGGGGCGTGGTTATCACCTCTTGCACCAACTGCAAGCTTCTTAACTGCACAGTCAAAAGGTCAGGGAAACGCGGGAAACATTTCTATAGCCACAAAAACTATGAACGTTAGTTTTGGAGCTGCGGTAGGATCGCTTGCTTTAGGCTCTGGAAATAGCGGAAACCTTACGATTAATGCTACCGATTCGATATCCATCGTAGGAGATACAGATCCAAATGCTCTCATGAATAACAGTGATGTTTTTGTCGCCACTACTGCATCTGGAAATGCAGGGTTTTTGCAAATAGATACAGCCCGTTTAAGGATCGTAGATGGAGGAAGAATTAATGCTGCTAGCTTGTCAAGCGGAAGTAGTGGAAAGGTTGTTATAGATGCAGTTGAATCAATCGAACTTATAGGTGGTAGTACGGATTTTAATATAACTGGTCAAATTTCTTCTTCGGCTAGTCGTGCTGAAGGTTTTTCTAGAACTTTAGCGATACTTGAAAGTCTAGAGTCTCCAACAGGAAACGCTGGAGGTGTCGAAATTAATACTCCTAAACTAAGCGTTAGCGATAATGGAGAAATAAACGTTCGTAATGGTGGGATTGGTGATGCTGGAAGTCTTCAAATAAATTCTGATTTAGTCAGTTTTGACAATAGTACTGTTGCTGCGAGTACCATTTCAGGTGATGGTGGCAACATTAATCTCAACACAGATCGCCTTTCCCTATCAAATAACAGCCAAATCTCAGCTACAGCAGGAGGTGTGGGAGATAGCGGTAATATTGACATCACTGCCGACACCATCCTGGGATTCAACAATAGCGACATTACTGCTAACGCCTTTGAGGGAAGCGGTGGCAATATTGAAATTACTACCGATACAATCATCGGACTCGAAGCACGACCTTCACTGACTCCAGATAACGATATTACTGCCGATTCGGAATTAGGTATTGACGGGACAGTAACGATAAACTCTCCCGAAAGTAATGCCGAGGAGGATGTGATAGTCTCGGCTAGAGAACTAAATCTCGAATCCTATCGAGAGCTATTAAAGGGAAGCTGTTTAGATCCCAATCGTCCCGAACGCTCGGAGTTAGTTTATCTAGGTGGTGGAGTTCCAGAATCACCCTATAACTTTTTTGACGATGAAGACCCTATAGTGACGGCAGACGAAGTACCTTCAGAACCAAAACCAAATTCCAAGCCGAGCAATCGACAAACAAATAACAATGTACCTCCAATCTGGCAGGAGGGAGATCCCTTAATCGAACCTAATGCGGTACAAACTAACGCAGATGGCAGAACCTTTCTGGTTGCAGTTCAAGAACGAGAAATTAGTCAGCCTCAAGTTTGTACGAGGGAAGCTGCCGATTTGAAGTGA
- a CDS encoding FkbM family methyltransferase, with translation MNKSIREMQLANKKKVFYLNKEEIEFLDNQMENYVKHGIVLTENSVVFDVGANIGMFCLYCCELCSRNPEIYAFEPIPQIFEVLQLNVQRLDSDRIKIYNYGISNQTRNEVIFEYFPGASGFSTMYSENLEEFRNSIKSVILHNIEALATFINEIRLIRILPSFLQTWVVDFELNRKLKSKKVVCQVKTISQIISEHNIQQIDLLKIDVEKSELDVLLGIKNQDWSKIKQIVIEVHDLGGRVDKIKALLSTHNFGKIIIEQETYLSNSEYLNIYAMR, from the coding sequence ATGAATAAATCTATTCGTGAAATGCAGTTAGCTAACAAGAAGAAAGTTTTTTATCTAAATAAAGAAGAAATTGAATTTTTAGATAACCAAATGGAAAACTATGTTAAGCATGGAATTGTTTTGACTGAAAATAGCGTAGTTTTTGATGTAGGAGCTAATATTGGTATGTTTTGCCTTTATTGTTGCGAACTTTGTAGCAGAAATCCTGAAATTTACGCTTTTGAACCTATTCCGCAAATATTTGAAGTTCTCCAACTCAACGTGCAACGTCTCGATTCAGATCGAATAAAAATATACAATTATGGCATATCGAATCAGACTAGAAATGAAGTTATTTTTGAATATTTTCCTGGTGCCAGCGGATTTTCAACAATGTATTCAGAAAATCTTGAAGAGTTTAGAAATTCTATTAAATCAGTTATACTTCATAATATTGAAGCTTTAGCTACTTTTATAAATGAAATACGTTTGATTCGCATATTACCTTCTTTTTTGCAGACTTGGGTTGTTGATTTTGAGCTTAATAGAAAATTAAAGTCGAAAAAAGTTGTCTGTCAGGTAAAAACAATTTCACAAATCATTAGCGAACATAATATTCAACAGATAGATCTGCTAAAAATTGACGTAGAAAAAAGCGAATTGGATGTGTTACTCGGAATTAAAAATCAAGACTGGAGTAAAATCAAGCAAATCGTGATTGAAGTTCACGATCTTGGAGGCAGAGTTGATAAGATTAAAGCATTACTATCGACTCATAATTTTGGCAAAATTATCATAGAACAGGAGACATATTTAAGTAATTCAGAATACTTAAATATATATGCAATGCGATAG
- a CDS encoding antitoxin Xre/MbcA/ParS toxin-binding domain-containing protein — MSTITVTDDSDREILSSVKHLISDMSPKTKKLLKKRFESIAVRPCPPIEEQLLADEISGKSYTKEEVKELLLSNLINSFTIRNSLLKNSISGAEVATLLDCSSRQTPLDRVKNKTLLAVKDNGQWKYPLWQFDINGPDRVIEGLPLVLAALNVSNLAKISWLTRHNPVFEGKTPLEMLENREVEKVLTEARGVGIAQ; from the coding sequence ATGAGTACTATTACTGTTACCGACGATAGCGATCGCGAAATACTGTCTTCTGTTAAACACTTAATCTCAGATATGTCTCCCAAAACCAAGAAGCTTCTAAAGAAAAGGTTTGAAAGTATTGCTGTTCGACCTTGTCCTCCAATTGAGGAGCAGCTTTTAGCAGATGAAATATCAGGAAAATCTTATACAAAAGAAGAAGTAAAAGAACTTCTATTGAGTAATTTGATTAACTCGTTTACTATCAGAAATTCGTTATTGAAAAATAGTATTTCGGGAGCGGAGGTAGCTACCTTACTAGATTGCAGTTCCAGACAGACTCCACTAGATCGAGTAAAAAATAAAACTCTGCTGGCAGTTAAAGATAATGGTCAATGGAAGTACCCACTATGGCAATTTGATATTAATGGTCCAGATAGAGTAATAGAAGGATTACCATTAGTACTTGCTGCATTAAATGTCTCAAACCTTGCCAAAATTAGCTGGTTAACCCGTCATAATCCTGTATTTGAAGGCAAAACTCCCCTCGAAATGCTCGAAAATCGAGAAGTAGAAAAAGTTTTGACCGAGGCAAGAGGAGTAGGAATAGCTCAGTAG
- a CDS encoding RES domain-containing protein translates to MVKINSPPPDPTFPISPKFETLEVGTILRRIYNPNRYKTTAISFRFNGPRSRFDHHRCSYQEPQDDLDRGINYWGFTLSCCLVEVFGDTRVIEVDEYEVALLTLNQSIKLLDLRGAAAMKAGTLSSVSQIAERNLSQLWGKYFYEETEIYGTIDGLIFSNAHNSEDSIALYERAKPQLDSASLKILALNSLALQPAIADCALTNSMIF, encoded by the coding sequence GTGGTAAAGATAAATTCTCCGCCTCCAGATCCAACATTTCCTATTTCTCCCAAATTTGAAACACTAGAAGTAGGAACTATTCTTAGAAGAATCTACAATCCCAATAGATACAAGACAACAGCAATTAGTTTTCGATTTAATGGTCCGAGGTCGAGATTCGATCATCATCGATGTAGTTATCAAGAACCTCAAGACGATCTAGATAGAGGAATTAACTATTGGGGTTTTACTCTTAGTTGTTGTTTAGTAGAAGTTTTTGGAGATACTAGAGTCATTGAAGTAGATGAATATGAAGTTGCTCTACTTACTTTAAATCAGTCAATTAAATTATTAGATTTAAGAGGTGCAGCCGCTATGAAAGCTGGAACCCTAAGCTCGGTAAGTCAAATAGCGGAGCGTAATTTGTCTCAATTGTGGGGAAAATATTTTTACGAAGAAACAGAAATCTACGGGACAATTGATGGCTTGATTTTTAGTAATGCACATAACAGCGAAGACTCAATTGCTCTCTATGAAAGAGCAAAACCACAGCTAGATTCTGCCTCCCTAAAAATTCTGGCTTTAAATTCCTTAGCTTTGCAACCAGCTATTGCTGATTGTGCTTTAACAAACAGCATGATTTTTTAA